Proteins from one Deinococcus actinosclerus genomic window:
- a CDS encoding pyridoxal phosphate-dependent aminotransferase, with translation MPHLHDRAAAQESVFARMSRLAAQRGAVNLGQGFPSAPPPAFLLDAARGALGRADQYAPPAGLPALRDALGADLGVDGADVTVTCGATEALHLLALALLGPGDEALMLEPVFDVYLPQVALAGARGVTVPMTLDPARGWQFDLEALAAAVTPRTRALLLNSPFNPTGTVFTGEELAGIVALARRHDLWIVSDEVYDELYFGARPTPLRTLAPERTFTVGSAGKRLEATGWRVGWIAAPPGLTPGVLGLRQITSFCAPAPLQAAVAAALPVARAAGFYEELRQGYAGRMQRLAAGLRELGAAVFEPRGTYFLTALHPSWTAETLVHEAGVAVIPGEAFYAQRAAPVGLTRWAFCKSDAEIDLALTQLGAARLLTGA, from the coding sequence ATGCCACACCTGCATGACCGCGCGGCCGCCCAGGAGAGCGTCTTCGCCCGCATGAGCCGCCTCGCCGCGCAGCGGGGCGCCGTGAACCTGGGCCAGGGCTTTCCCAGCGCGCCGCCTCCCGCGTTCCTGCTGGACGCCGCGCGCGGCGCACTGGGCCGCGCCGACCAGTACGCGCCCCCGGCGGGTCTCCCGGCGCTGCGCGACGCGCTGGGCGCTGATCTGGGTGTGGACGGCGCGGACGTGACCGTCACCTGCGGCGCCACCGAGGCGCTGCACCTGCTGGCCCTGGCCCTGCTGGGTCCCGGTGACGAGGCCCTGATGCTCGAACCCGTCTTCGACGTGTACCTGCCGCAGGTGGCGCTGGCCGGCGCCCGCGGCGTGACGGTCCCCATGACGCTGGATCCCGCGCGCGGCTGGCAGTTCGACCTGGAGGCGCTGGCGGCGGCCGTCACGCCGCGCACGCGGGCGCTGCTGCTGAACAGTCCCTTCAATCCCACCGGCACGGTCTTTACTGGCGAGGAACTGGCCGGGATCGTGGCGCTGGCCCGCCGGCACGACCTGTGGATCGTCAGTGACGAGGTGTACGACGAACTGTACTTCGGTGCGCGGCCCACCCCCCTGCGGACCCTGGCGCCCGAGCGGACTTTCACGGTGGGCAGCGCGGGCAAGCGGCTGGAGGCCACGGGCTGGCGCGTGGGCTGGATCGCCGCGCCGCCCGGCCTGACCCCGGGGGTACTGGGCCTGCGGCAGATCACGAGCTTCTGCGCGCCCGCCCCGCTTCAGGCGGCGGTGGCGGCGGCGCTGCCCGTGGCGCGGGCGGCCGGGTTCTACGAGGAGCTCCGTCAGGGGTACGCGGGGCGCATGCAGCGGCTGGCCGCCGGGCTGCGCGAGCTGGGCGCGGCGGTGTTCGAGCCGCGCGGCACGTATTTCCTGACCGCCCTGCACCCCAGCTGGACGGCCGAGACGCTGGTGCACGAGGCGGGCGTGGCGGTCATTCCGGGCGAGGCCTTCTACGCGCAGCGGGCGGCGCCGGTGGGCTTGACCCGCTGGGCCTTCTGCAAATCCGACGCAGAGATTGACCTGGCCCTGACCCAGCTGGGCGCCGCGCGCCTCCTGACCGGTGCATGA